In one Achromobacter spanius genomic region, the following are encoded:
- a CDS encoding LysR substrate-binding domain-containing protein, with product MHRRTLPLSALRAFEAAARLGSFKAAATELAVTPTAVSHQIRALEAQTGLALFDRQVRKVALTEAGAQLFPVLRDGFDAFEATLARLTQQRTRIQVSISATNAFTVKWLVPRMSDFRSQHPGIDLQLQASDELADLRSTAVDIAIRYGRGPYPGLVTQPLFTDRFAPVANPRLGATSPADLARVPLIRFDWKQAHPENPTWERWFAVAQLPLPQQASQLRFSDEGHAIQAAVAGHGIALVSLALIADELAAGHLVQPFGPEIDGHTYHLAMYADRPSSAPVQTVAAWLRAQAAANS from the coding sequence ATGCACCGCCGCACCCTTCCGCTATCTGCACTGCGCGCCTTCGAAGCCGCCGCCCGCCTGGGCAGCTTCAAGGCCGCCGCCACCGAACTGGCGGTAACGCCAACCGCCGTCAGCCATCAGATTCGCGCTCTGGAAGCGCAGACCGGTCTGGCGCTGTTCGACCGCCAAGTGCGCAAGGTGGCGCTGACCGAAGCGGGCGCGCAGTTGTTCCCGGTGCTGCGTGACGGCTTCGATGCCTTCGAGGCGACGCTCGCCCGATTGACCCAACAGCGCACGCGGATTCAAGTCAGCATCTCGGCCACCAATGCGTTCACCGTGAAATGGCTGGTGCCGCGCATGAGCGATTTCCGCAGCCAGCATCCCGGCATTGACCTGCAGTTGCAAGCCAGCGACGAGCTTGCCGACCTGCGATCCACGGCGGTCGACATCGCCATTCGCTACGGTCGTGGGCCCTATCCCGGCTTGGTCACGCAACCCTTGTTCACCGACCGCTTCGCCCCCGTGGCGAACCCGCGTCTCGGCGCCACATCGCCGGCGGATCTGGCGCGCGTGCCCCTGATCCGTTTCGACTGGAAGCAGGCCCATCCCGAAAACCCCACCTGGGAACGCTGGTTCGCCGTCGCGCAATTGCCGCTGCCGCAACAAGCAAGCCAGTTGCGCTTTTCAGATGAGGGGCATGCGATACAAGCGGCCGTGGCCGGGCACGGGATTGCGCTGGTCAGCCTGGCGTTGATTGCCGACGAGTTGGCAGCCGGCCATTTGGTGCAGCCCTTCGGGCCCGAGATTGATGGGCACACTTATCACCTGGCGATGTATGCCGACCGGCCGAGTTCGGCGCCGGTTCAGACGGTGGCGGCGTGGTTGCGTGCGCAGGCGGCTGCAAACAGCTAA
- the urtD gene encoding urea ABC transporter ATP-binding protein UrtD gives MNPSEFALYVEGLTVSFNGFVAVNDLNLYVDQGELRVIIGPNGAGKTTLLDLICGRTKATAGSIRFKDTELTGLAEYEIVRAGVGRKFQTPSIYETLSVRENLEVSFPAGRSVFGALTFRRSAAVIERVEQVAEEIFLADHLDRSAELLSHGQKQWLEIGMLLMQEPELMMLDEPVAGMSVSERERTAELLNRISRNRSLIVIEHDMEFVKNIAHKVTVLHQGRVLAEGSMDKVQSDPRVVEVYLGH, from the coding sequence ATGAACCCGTCCGAGTTCGCCTTGTACGTCGAAGGCCTGACCGTCTCGTTCAACGGCTTTGTCGCCGTCAACGACCTCAACCTGTATGTTGATCAGGGAGAGCTGCGCGTGATCATCGGCCCCAATGGCGCCGGCAAGACCACGCTGCTGGATCTGATCTGCGGCCGCACCAAGGCCACCGCCGGCTCCATCCGCTTCAAGGACACGGAACTCACCGGCCTAGCCGAGTATGAAATCGTGCGTGCGGGTGTGGGCCGAAAATTCCAGACCCCTTCCATCTACGAAACCCTGTCCGTGCGCGAAAACCTGGAAGTGTCGTTCCCGGCCGGGCGCAGCGTGTTTGGCGCGCTGACCTTTCGGCGTAGCGCGGCCGTGATCGAACGGGTCGAGCAGGTGGCCGAAGAGATCTTTCTTGCCGATCATCTGGACCGATCAGCGGAGCTGCTCTCGCACGGCCAGAAGCAATGGCTGGAAATCGGCATGCTGCTGATGCAGGAGCCCGAGCTGATGATGCTGGACGAACCGGTGGCCGGCATGAGCGTGTCCGAGCGTGAGCGCACGGCCGAATTGCTCAATCGAATCAGCCGCAATCGATCGCTCATCGTGATCGAGCATGACATGGAATTCGTGAAGAACATCGCGCACAAGGTCACGGTGCTGCACCAGGGCCGTGTGCTGGCCGAGGGCAGCATGGACAAGGTGCAGTCCGATCCGCGCGTGGTTGAAGTCTATCTCGGCCACTGA
- a CDS encoding zinc ribbon domain-containing protein, with the protein MPLYDYRCQDCGEFSVLRPLSQWRDPAPCPDCGGACERFVSGAPAVSALSSAMHRARAVNERAAHEPRSTRSGHGMGCACCSGAKATGRTRQTADGGKTFAGARPWMISH; encoded by the coding sequence ATGCCGCTCTATGACTATCGCTGCCAGGACTGCGGCGAGTTCTCGGTGCTAAGGCCCTTGTCGCAATGGCGTGACCCCGCGCCTTGCCCCGATTGCGGCGGCGCCTGCGAGCGCTTTGTGAGCGGCGCGCCGGCGGTCTCGGCGCTGTCATCGGCAATGCACCGCGCCCGCGCCGTCAACGAACGCGCCGCCCATGAACCCCGCAGCACCCGCAGCGGCCACGGCATGGGTTGCGCTTGCTGCTCAGGCGCCAAGGCTACTGGTCGAACACGCCAGACAGCCGACGGCGGCAAAACCTTCGCCGGCGCCCGGCCCTGGATGATCAGTCACTGA
- a CDS encoding SDR family oxidoreductase has protein sequence MARNSNESKVILITGASSGIGEGAARLLAAQGHRLVIGARRTDRLAELAQSIETTGGVVRYRELDVTLADDTAAFARFALEAFGRIDVLVNNAGVMPLSPLNALKVDEWNRMIDVNVRGVLHGIAAVLPTMEAQEQGQIINISSIGGLSVSPTAAVYCATKFAVRAISDGLRQETDKIRVTVICPGVVESELANTISDDTARKAMREFRRIAITPDAIARAIAYAVEQPADVDVSEIVVRPTASPY, from the coding sequence ATGGCACGAAATTCGAACGAGTCCAAAGTCATTCTGATCACGGGCGCCAGCAGCGGTATTGGCGAGGGCGCCGCCCGCTTGCTTGCGGCACAGGGCCACCGGCTTGTCATTGGCGCGCGCCGCACCGACAGGCTTGCCGAACTGGCTCAATCGATTGAAACGACCGGCGGCGTTGTTCGCTATCGCGAACTTGACGTGACCTTGGCCGATGACACGGCGGCGTTTGCACGCTTCGCCCTTGAAGCGTTTGGCCGCATTGATGTGCTGGTCAACAACGCGGGCGTGATGCCGCTCTCGCCGCTTAACGCGCTGAAGGTCGACGAGTGGAACCGCATGATCGACGTGAATGTGCGTGGCGTGCTGCATGGCATCGCCGCCGTGCTGCCGACGATGGAAGCGCAAGAACAGGGCCAGATCATCAACATTTCGTCGATCGGCGGCCTGTCGGTGTCGCCCACGGCGGCGGTGTACTGCGCGACCAAGTTCGCGGTGCGCGCCATCTCCGACGGGCTGCGCCAGGAAACGGACAAGATCCGCGTCACGGTGATCTGCCCCGGTGTCGTGGAGTCCGAGCTTGCCAACACCATCTCCGACGACACCGCGCGCAAGGCCATGCGGGAATTCCGCCGCATCGCCATCACGCCGGATGCCATCGCCCGCGCCATCGCCTACGCGGTTGAGCAGCCCGCTGACGTCGACGTCAGCGAGATCGTGGTGCGGCCTACTGCCAGCCCTTACTGA
- the fmdA gene encoding formamidase has product MPETLIKVDLAQSPYENEGVHNRWHPDIPMATWVKPGDDFVLETYDWTGGAIKNDDDASDVRDVDLSTVHFLSGPVGVEGAEPGDLLVVDLLDIGAKQESLWGFNGFFSKNNGGGFLTEHFPSAQKSIWDFEGMFTTSRHIPGVRFAGLIHPGLIGCLPDQALLDTWNEREQKLIDSDPERVPPLANPPAPKTAHMGKLKGAERDRAAASGARTVPPREHGGNCDIKDLSRGSRVFFPVYVNGGGLSVGDLHFSQGDGEITFCGAIEMAGWVHMRVSLIKGGMAKYGIRNPIFKPSPITPNYKDYLIFEGISVDEGGKQHYLDVHIAYRQACLNAIEYLKKFGYSGAQAYSILGTAPVQGHISGVVDIPNACATLWLPTEIFDIDIQPNALGDVPQITRGMDMPIAKDL; this is encoded by the coding sequence ATGCCTGAAACCCTGATCAAGGTCGACCTGGCCCAATCCCCCTACGAAAACGAAGGCGTGCACAATCGCTGGCACCCCGATATTCCCATGGCGACGTGGGTCAAGCCGGGCGATGACTTCGTGCTTGAAACCTACGACTGGACGGGCGGCGCGATCAAGAACGATGACGATGCCTCTGACGTGCGCGATGTGGATCTGTCCACGGTGCACTTCCTGTCCGGCCCGGTCGGCGTCGAAGGCGCCGAGCCCGGTGATTTGCTGGTGGTGGACCTGCTGGATATCGGCGCCAAGCAGGAAAGCCTGTGGGGCTTCAATGGCTTTTTCAGCAAGAACAATGGCGGCGGCTTTCTGACCGAACACTTCCCCTCGGCGCAAAAGTCGATCTGGGATTTTGAAGGCATGTTCACCACCTCGCGCCATATCCCCGGTGTGCGCTTCGCCGGCCTAATTCACCCGGGCTTGATCGGCTGCCTGCCGGATCAGGCACTGCTGGACACGTGGAATGAGCGTGAACAGAAGCTGATCGACAGCGACCCCGAACGCGTGCCGCCCCTGGCCAATCCGCCCGCGCCCAAGACGGCGCATATGGGCAAGCTGAAGGGGGCCGAGCGGGATCGCGCTGCAGCCTCCGGCGCACGTACCGTGCCGCCGCGCGAGCATGGCGGCAACTGCGACATCAAGGATCTGTCGCGCGGTTCCCGGGTGTTCTTTCCGGTCTACGTCAACGGTGGCGGCCTGTCTGTCGGCGACCTGCACTTCTCGCAAGGCGATGGCGAGATCACCTTTTGCGGCGCCATCGAAATGGCGGGCTGGGTGCATATGCGCGTGTCGCTCATCAAGGGCGGCATGGCCAAGTACGGCATTCGCAATCCCATCTTCAAGCCCAGCCCCATCACGCCGAACTACAAAGACTATCTGATCTTCGAAGGCATTTCGGTCGATGAAGGCGGCAAGCAGCACTATCTGGACGTACACATCGCCTATCGCCAGGCCTGCCTGAACGCCATTGAATACCTGAAGAAGTTTGGCTATTCGGGCGCGCAGGCGTATTCGATATTGGGCACCGCGCCGGTGCAGGGCCACATCAGCGGCGTGGTGGACATCCCCAATGCCTGCGCGACCTTGTGGCTGCCGACCGAGATCTTCGACATCGACATCCAGCCCAACGCGCTGGGCGACGTGCCGCAGATAACGCGCGGCATGGACATGCCTATCGCCAAAGACCTTTAA
- a CDS encoding RidA family protein: MLKRVTTQPDNYAPFLLSQGIQFGNLLFISGQAGAADDGKIVEGGFMAQGEQAFSNLRRALEAGGSSLDDVIKVTIFVTDMGHFKDVVALRRRFFSAPYPADTIAEIKALYDPAAMIEIEAIAAVRHQEGD, encoded by the coding sequence ATGCTGAAACGTGTCACGACCCAACCCGACAACTACGCGCCCTTCCTGCTGTCGCAGGGCATCCAGTTTGGCAATCTGCTTTTCATCTCGGGACAAGCGGGCGCCGCGGATGACGGCAAGATTGTGGAAGGCGGCTTCATGGCGCAAGGCGAGCAGGCTTTCTCCAACCTGCGCCGCGCGCTGGAAGCGGGCGGCTCCAGCCTGGACGACGTCATCAAGGTCACCATCTTCGTGACCGACATGGGGCACTTCAAGGACGTCGTGGCCCTGCGCCGCCGCTTCTTCTCGGCACCCTATCCGGCCGACACCATCGCCGAGATCAAGGCCTTGTACGACCCCGCCGCCATGATCGAAATCGAAGCCATCGCGGCCGTGCGCCACCAAGAGGGCGACTGA
- the urtE gene encoding urea ABC transporter ATP-binding subunit UrtE, protein MFNIAGLVSGYGQSKVIHGVDLAVASGEIVAVMGRNGMGKTTLFKTMMGMLPTMQGSILLDGKPLERLESHQRVRSGVAYVPQGRMIFPTLTVEENIRTGMRGRALRDTIPEDIYALFPVLHDMRGRRGGDLSGGQQQQLAIARALVTNPRVLLLDEPTEGIQPSIIKDIARSLLEIRKLRNLAIVVSEQVLSFTMQIADRLIVIDKGRFVHEDPRERVDEKTISKYLSV, encoded by the coding sequence ATGTTCAATATCGCTGGCCTGGTTTCAGGCTATGGGCAAAGCAAAGTCATCCACGGTGTCGACCTGGCCGTGGCGTCCGGTGAAATCGTCGCCGTGATGGGCCGCAACGGCATGGGCAAGACCACGCTGTTCAAAACCATGATGGGCATGCTGCCCACCATGCAGGGCTCGATCTTGCTGGACGGCAAGCCGCTCGAACGCCTGGAGAGCCATCAGCGCGTGCGCAGCGGAGTGGCTTACGTGCCACAGGGCCGCATGATCTTTCCGACGCTGACCGTTGAAGAGAACATCCGTACCGGCATGCGCGGGCGGGCGCTGCGCGACACCATTCCGGAAGACATCTACGCCCTGTTTCCGGTGTTGCACGACATGCGCGGCCGGCGTGGCGGCGATCTGTCGGGCGGGCAGCAACAGCAGCTTGCCATCGCCCGCGCCCTGGTCACCAACCCGCGCGTGCTGCTGCTGGACGAACCCACCGAGGGCATACAGCCGTCCATCATCAAGGACATCGCCCGCAGCCTGCTGGAGATTCGCAAGCTGCGCAATCTGGCCATTGTGGTGTCCGAACAAGTCTTGAGTTTCACCATGCAGATCGCCGACCGGCTCATCGTGATCGACAAGGGCCGCTTCGTGCACGAAGACCCGCGCGAGCGCGTGGACGAGAAGACGATCAGCAAATACCTGTCTGTCTGA